Part of the Amphiura filiformis unplaced genomic scaffold, Afil_fr2py scaffold_482, whole genome shotgun sequence genome, TTCTTCTCTTCCAGCAATCAAGAAATACATCGCTGCCAATTACAAATGCGATGTAGCCAAATTGAATTCCTTCATCAAGGCCGCCATTCGCAACGGTGTAGCCAAGGGTACGCTAGTGCAGGTCAAGGGAAAAGGAGCGAGCGGTTCATTCCGTCTGGGTAAAAGGAGTCCGGATGCTGCACAAGCTAAAGCCAAGAGAGCCAAGGCAGCACAACGCAAAAAGGCAGCTGTCCAAAAGAGAAAGGCCAAGAGAGCAGCATCAAGAGCGAAGAAAACTGCAGCAAAGAAGGCAAAACGAGCAGCCAAGGCGGCAAAGAGAGCCACAAAGAAGAAGGCCAAGAAGCCGAAGAAGAAAGCTACCAAGAAATCGGCTAAGCCAAAGAAGAGAGCAGCACCAAAGAAGAAGGCTGCGTCCAAGAAAGCGAGGAAGACAAAGCCAAAGAGGAAGTCTTCACCTAAGAAGAAGGCAGCAGCAAAGAGAACTTCGGCAAAGAAGTAGATCTTTTATCAgccataaaaaaaaaccaacggctcttttcagagccaccaattcaTCTAAAAGAGCAATGACCCACTGTCCTAAAacctattcatcatgttcatttgatGATCCGATGTTCAAATTTAAATCAGaggatacaaaataacaaaatatagcaAACATGTAGGCCATGTTTTCAGAGAGACGCGCATTTTCAACtaaaattttctaatattttggtttaaaaatacacacaattagataggcctacaatattaattttgaaacTTCCAAAAGGTCTACTCTAATTTTCATAagatcattataattattgtaaatttattcattttattgtaGTATACGTTTATAGTTAGGGAGTAGGCCTATCATGTTGTTTTATTTATATGATCAATTAACTTTTAGTgaactgaaaagaacaaaatggaATGAAGTATTAAATGCAgacaaaaaaatgtttgaaaataataaaCGCTATCAATAATGTTCATGTTCCATGATTGCCACCATTAAACATGGTTAATCTCAACGAACaaaatagaattttgaaaatgagTACGTCATGTATTTAGAAAAAAGAGATTCAACATTTTCAATATCTTTTCACCTTCTTTACATGTCTGACATAAGAATCATTTCTCTTTTTTgtatgtggtggctctgaaaagagccgtttggtttaaTCCAACTAAGAGGGTTTACTTGGACTTGGTACGTTTTGGAAGGAGTACAGCCTGAATGTTGGGTAGTACACCTCCTTGGGCAATGGTCACTCCACCTAGCAGCCTGTTCAGTTCTTCGTCGTTGCGAACGGCTAGCTGCAAATGACGTGGGTTGATCCTGGACTTCTTGTTGTCTCGAGCTGCGTTGCCTGCCAATTCCAGAATTTCTGCCGTTAAATATTCCATCACGGCAGCCAGATAAACAGGGGCACCGGCACCCACCCGCTCTGAGTAGTTACCTTTCCGCAAGAACCGGTGAACACGACCCCCTGGGAATTGCAACCCAGCTCTGCTAGATCGGCTCCTAGCCTTGCTCTTTGCTTTTCCTTTACCACGACCAGACATTTTCACACCTTTATCAAAACACTGCAATGATGATGCAAACGTAATCGATCGGTGACAAAGTTTGTTTTATACCATACCTCGAATTTGTTTCAGGATCTCAAAAAAGGATCCTGAAACGTTAAAGAATAAAAAGATTGACGTGGATTGGTCAAAAGAATAAATCTTTCaaccaataaaataattatttgcgtATTTAATTTTTGATTGGTTCGCAAACAACGCGCCAAATATACGGAGAAAAACTAAAACTTTGATGGATCTGACCAGCGGCAGCCATAAAGATATCGTCCAATCAAAAAATTAGTTGAACCGAGCGAccctctgattggttgaaagttatCTAGCTCAAGATCCCTGTGCCAGCATATAAAAACGAGAATACCCGCGTTGCCGGCAATTGCTGATTTTATGTTTcagttgaaaattgaaatttgtgcctTTTGAGACAAGTAAAATGCCTCCCAAAAGTCCGACAAGAAGTGGAAAAGGAGCCAAGAGAGCTGGCAGCCCACGTCGCAAGGGAAAGCGTGCTGCCAGGCGTCGCCGCCGTAGACGAGAAAGCTACGGAATCTACATCTACAAGGTACTGAAGCAAGTTCATCCTGACACTGGTATTTCCAGCCGTGCCATGAGCATCATGAACAGCTTTGTGAACGATATCTTTGAACGCATTGCTGGTGAAGCATCTCGCCTTGCACAGTACAACAGACGTCGCACCATCAGCAGCCGTGAAGTGCAGACTGCTGTCCGCCTTCTCCTGCCTGGAGAACTGGCCAAGCACGCGGTTAGCGAGGGTACCAAAGCCGTCACTAAATACACCACTTCCAGGTAAAATGTGACAGGCATCTTtaaaaccaaacggctcttttcagagccaccaagaaGTCCTAAAAGAGAGAATGATTTGTGTTGTCACAATTTTAGattataaattaaatattaagtcTTGTCTTAAACGTCTATGTgttaatgtgatttaaaaattcatttttttacacgtgTAGATGcagatttttttcataatttgttacCGGTAATTTGTTTGTAGTTCACATTAGCCCTAgtcatacttttaaaaaaaagcaacGCATAGGTTAACAAGAAGGTAGTGTGTCAGTAATTTTGTTCAAATACCATGTAAATAActaatagaaaaataaataaatagtgtatCTTTTGAGCATTTGCCTCAGAGTAGCCCAATATAAATGAAGTAGTGCACTAAACCactaaattgtaggcctatcattttataatagctctatataggcctacttgttaaaaGTATTGAGAACTCTTCTCTTTGTTAATGACATACTttattattgtaaataaatagataaataaatataaataaataaataaataaataaataaataaataaataaataaataaataaataaataaataaataaataaataaataaataataaataaataaatacattaaaataatgtgtgtgtttttttgttcaATGCCACAAAAGCACAGCCATCCTTGTAACCATTATCATGTTGCATTTCACAACTTCCCACCAATGAGAATTCAGTAATTTTGTCATTGGTCAATCGGCGGTAAATAATCAACCAATCACCTCTTGATACTTGCTAGGATCCTATTTACGATCCCGTATGAAATATAAAACAAGTTGCTCTTTAGTTTCTGGCACCGAGTCATACGGATATTGAGAGCAAAATGGGTTCGCCGAGAAAATCTCCAAAGAAATCGCCCAAGAAAAGGGCAAGAAAAGCAGTTAGCTCACACCCAACATGTGCTGCCATGGTGCAAGCTGCAATCGCTGGCTTGAAGGAAAGAGGTGGTTCTTCTCTTCCAGCAATCAAGAAATACATCGCTGCCAATTACAAATGCGATGTAGCCAAATTGAATTCCTTCATCAAGGCCGCCATTCGCAACGGTGTAGCCAAGGGTACGCTAGTGCAGGTCAAGGGAAAAGGAGCGAGCGGTTCATTCCGTCTGGGTAAAAGGAGTCCGGATGCTGCACAAGCTAAAGCCAAGAGAGCCAAGGCAGCACAACGCAAAAAGGCAGCTGTCCAAAAGAGAAAGGCCAAGAGAGCAGCATCAAGAGCGAAGAAAACTGCAGCAAAGAAGGCAAAACGAGCAGCCAAGGCGGCAAAGAGAGCCACAAAGAAGAAGGCCAAGAAGCCGAAGAAGAAAGCTACCAAGAAATCGGCTAAGCCAAAGAAGAGAGCAGCACCAAAGAAGAAGGCTGCGTCCAAGAAAGCGAGGAAGACAAAGCCAAAGAGGAAGTCTTCACCTAAGAAGAAGGCAGCAAAGAGAACTTCGGCAAAGAAGTAGATCTTTTATCAgccataaaaaaaacccaacggctcttttcagagccaccaattcaTCTAAAAGAGCAATGACCCACTGTCCTAAAacctattcatcatgttcatttgatGATCCGATGTTCAAATTTAAATCAGaggatacaaaataacaaaatatagcaAACATGTAGGCCATGTTTTCAGAGAGACGCGCATTTTCAACtaaaattttctaatattttggtttaaaaatacacacaatta contains:
- the LOC140145622 gene encoding uncharacterized protein, translated to MGSPRKSPKKSPKKRARKAVSSHPTCAAMVQAAIAGLKERGGSSLPAIKKYIAANYKCDVAKLNSFIKAAIRNGVAKGTLVQVKGKGASGSFRLGKRSPDAAQAKAKRAKAAQRKKAAVQKRKAKRAASRAKKTAAKKAKRAAKAAKRATKKKAKKPKKKATKKSAKPKKRAAPKKKAASKKARKTKPKRKSSPKKKAAAKRTSAKK
- the LOC140145616 gene encoding uncharacterized protein; the protein is MGSPRKSPKKSPKKRARKAVSSHPTCAAMVQAAIAGLKERGGSSLPAIKKYIAANYKCDVAKLNSFIKAAIRNGVAKGTLVQVKGKGASGSFRLGKRSPDAAQAKAKRAKAAQRKKAAVQKRKAKRAASRAKKTAAKKAKRAAKAAKRATKKKAKKPKKKATKKSAKPKKRAAPKKKAASKKARKTKPKRKSSPKKKAAKRTSAKK
- the LOC140145631 gene encoding late histone H2A.1-like, with protein sequence MSGRGKGKAKSKARSRSSRAGLQFPGGRVHRFLRKGNYSERVGAGAPVYLAAVMEYLTAEILELAGNAARDNKKSRINPRHLQLAVRNDEELNRLLGGVTIAQGGVLPNIQAVLLPKRTKSK
- the LOC140145627 gene encoding histone H2B.1, sperm-like; protein product: MPPKSPTRSGKGAKRAGSPRRKGKRAARRRRRRRESYGIYIYKVLKQVHPDTGISSRAMSIMNSFVNDIFERIAGEASRLAQYNRRRTISSREVQTAVRLLLPGELAKHAVSEGTKAVTKYTTSR